One Pseudomonadota bacterium DNA window includes the following coding sequences:
- a CDS encoding PepSY-associated TM helix domain-containing protein: protein MIGGFRQNMTWLHTWAGLVFCWILYFMFVTGTLGYLDLEIDRWMEETPPSAGAAPLEQATNSAMNRLNSEAQGAERWMIFPPDGRESPNLGIFWSMPKVEGSDEPIQRGNEQLDSFTGEPIAEPRRDTGGGQVLYRMHYLLHYFPGQSGYRLVGLITILMFVGMITGIVVHKKIFREFFTFRPGKGQRSWLDAHNLFSVSSLPFQLMITYSGLIFTVGLWMPMIGLASYGFDTKMAANLANELIGEVKVERTGTPGPLMNPMELVPAAEAEWGADEVSYFEILNPGDQDSRIVLHREAGILTRLGGRMVFDGATGEHLETMPPTKLPVLTFAIAMLGLHEGTFAGPFLRWLYVLSGILGTAMIATGAVHWTSKRRKKAEEGADSFGFRLVECLNIGTIVGLPVGIAAFFLANRILPVEMETRADWEIHIMFLTWLACLIYPAIRGRQHSWRDLSWLAAAAYAAVPVVNLATSEMHLGNTIANGDWVLAGFDLTCIATAAVFAGVAVYLSKDSRKPKREATIGAAEQIPLGSS from the coding sequence ATGATCGGTGGCTTTCGACAAAACATGACCTGGCTTCACACCTGGGCCGGGCTGGTGTTCTGCTGGATTCTGTACTTCATGTTTGTGACGGGCACGCTGGGTTATCTCGACCTGGAGATCGATCGCTGGATGGAGGAGACGCCGCCGAGCGCCGGCGCCGCGCCGCTCGAGCAGGCGACGAATTCGGCCATGAACCGGTTGAACTCCGAAGCTCAAGGCGCCGAGCGCTGGATGATTTTCCCACCCGACGGCAGGGAGTCGCCAAACCTAGGCATTTTCTGGAGTATGCCCAAAGTAGAGGGCAGCGACGAGCCGATTCAACGCGGGAACGAGCAGCTGGATAGCTTCACGGGCGAACCAATCGCCGAGCCGCGACGCGATACCGGCGGCGGTCAAGTGCTGTATCGGATGCACTACCTGCTTCACTACTTCCCGGGGCAGTCCGGCTACCGACTGGTTGGGCTCATCACCATTTTGATGTTTGTGGGGATGATCACGGGCATCGTCGTCCACAAAAAGATATTCCGAGAGTTCTTTACCTTTCGGCCCGGGAAAGGCCAGCGTTCCTGGCTAGATGCTCACAACCTTTTCAGTGTGTCGTCGCTGCCGTTCCAGCTGATGATCACCTACAGCGGACTGATTTTTACGGTCGGTCTGTGGATGCCGATGATCGGTCTGGCCAGCTACGGCTTCGACACCAAAATGGCCGCAAACCTCGCCAATGAACTCATCGGTGAAGTCAAAGTTGAGCGCACCGGCACGCCTGGGCCGCTGATGAACCCCATGGAGCTGGTGCCAGCCGCCGAAGCCGAATGGGGGGCTGACGAGGTGTCCTACTTCGAGATCCTCAACCCGGGCGATCAGGACTCCCGGATTGTGCTGCATCGCGAAGCCGGCATCCTGACCCGCCTCGGGGGACGCATGGTGTTCGATGGCGCCACCGGTGAGCATCTGGAGACGATGCCGCCCACCAAGCTACCGGTTCTGACGTTTGCCATCGCGATGCTGGGTCTGCACGAAGGCACCTTCGCCGGTCCGTTTCTTCGGTGGCTTTACGTGCTGTCAGGGATACTCGGCACGGCGATGATCGCGACCGGCGCCGTGCACTGGACGTCGAAACGGCGCAAGAAAGCCGAGGAAGGGGCCGACAGCTTCGGTTTCAGGCTCGTTGAATGCCTCAACATCGGAACCATCGTTGGATTGCCGGTGGGTATCGCGGCGTTCTTTCTGGCCAATCGGATCCTGCCCGTTGAAATGGAGACCCGCGCCGATTGGGAGATCCACATCATGTTTTTAACCTGGCTGGCCTGTTTGATTTATCCGGCGATTCGCGGGCGTCAGCACAGCTGGCGTGACCTGTCCTGGCTCGCTGCAGCAGCCTATGCGGCGGTGCCCGTGGTCAACCTGGCGACCAGCGAGATGCATCTGGGTAACACCATCGCCAACGGTGACTGGGTGCTTGCAGGCTTTGACCTGACCTGCATAGCCACCGCCGCCGTGTTTGCCGGTGTTGCGGTCTATCTCAGCAAAGACAGCCGCAAGCCAAAGCGCGAAGCAACGATCGGTGCGGCCGAACAGATTCCGCTGGGGTCGTCGTAA
- a CDS encoding TonB-dependent receptor — MKNLIDANTLRVWSGAAVLLFGLIIGLKPGLAVAQTGEESSIDAEDEAGDAKELDVLVVRGELLERTLLETQTGVSIVTGQELDRSTDKDLFDTIDRLPNVNAQGGGFGFVIRGITDGGVGGGSAQAVSVQIDGASVPNGQALRTGSLSTWDLEQVEVLRGPQSTQQGPNALAGAIVLRSQDPIFQQEYKVRADYGSFNETRLAVAANLPLSDTWAFRFTAEDYDSDGDITNVFTGEDNAFESLTTYRAKLRFAPSEALDMVLTCTSSENELGDQSIIDTRFPAERLATQRNSTIGETDSTTLRVSYDFGNAWSLSSETGFLSSDYELFIPIQPANPANTPGGRTVDDTSISQELKLVFDYGNLQGVVGGYYQQFDKDLFFQAIIPDTSQFGLPPGSAIFGNTFDNEIQNLAVFGELEYDINERWSLIGGFRYDEEDQDISTTNFSEFTPDPFGLSANPAPVDLDASYSAFLPKVGAVYHFDSDMTLGFTAQRAYRAGGAASDFQGTAYEYDPEYADNFELSFRNQWLDGAASLSANLFLTDYTDMQVGVPGPSGTFLDSRIEHAGEATLRGIEFLFDWRPTDQLSLFANMGYTDTEFDRYIGGFGDTPIDLSGNRFPQAPEITGSIGGRYDFEGGFYIDLNANYTDSSFYTVNNVPEELNEPFTLVNLQVGYQSRSGWSANFYGRNVLDEQYLARKRADGFSSAGDSRVVGISVTASF, encoded by the coding sequence ATGAAAAACCTTATCGACGCCAACACGCTGCGGGTGTGGTCGGGGGCGGCCGTACTGCTTTTTGGTCTGATCATTGGTCTGAAGCCAGGCCTGGCCGTAGCCCAGACCGGTGAAGAATCTTCCATCGATGCTGAGGACGAGGCGGGCGACGCCAAGGAACTCGATGTACTGGTCGTTCGCGGCGAGCTGCTTGAGCGGACTCTGCTGGAAACGCAAACCGGCGTCTCCATCGTGACGGGGCAGGAACTGGATCGGAGCACGGACAAAGACCTCTTCGACACCATCGATCGACTGCCCAACGTCAACGCGCAAGGCGGTGGCTTTGGCTTTGTGATCCGAGGCATTACCGACGGCGGCGTCGGCGGAGGTTCTGCTCAGGCCGTCAGCGTTCAGATTGACGGAGCGTCAGTGCCCAATGGCCAGGCGCTGCGGACTGGCTCGCTTAGCACCTGGGACCTTGAACAGGTTGAGGTGCTGCGTGGACCGCAGTCTACCCAGCAGGGCCCCAACGCGCTGGCCGGTGCTATCGTGCTCCGTAGTCAGGACCCGATCTTTCAGCAGGAATATAAGGTCCGGGCCGACTACGGCAGCTTCAACGAAACACGCCTGGCGGTGGCGGCCAATCTGCCGCTGTCGGACACCTGGGCTTTCCGGTTCACGGCCGAGGACTACGACTCGGATGGGGATATCACCAACGTCTTCACCGGCGAGGACAACGCGTTTGAGTCGCTGACGACCTACCGCGCCAAGCTTCGTTTTGCGCCGAGCGAAGCTCTGGACATGGTACTCACCTGCACCAGTTCGGAGAACGAGCTGGGTGATCAGTCGATTATCGATACGCGATTCCCCGCCGAGCGTTTGGCAACGCAGCGCAACAGCACGATTGGCGAGACGGATTCGACGACGTTGAGAGTGTCCTACGATTTCGGCAACGCCTGGAGCCTGAGTTCGGAAACCGGTTTCCTGAGTAGCGACTACGAGCTGTTTATCCCGATCCAGCCGGCCAACCCGGCAAACACGCCCGGCGGTCGGACGGTTGACGATACGTCGATCAGTCAGGAGCTCAAGTTGGTGTTTGACTACGGAAATTTGCAGGGTGTCGTCGGCGGGTACTACCAGCAGTTTGATAAAGATCTGTTCTTCCAGGCGATCATTCCCGACACCTCCCAATTCGGTCTGCCGCCCGGATCGGCGATCTTCGGCAACACGTTCGATAACGAGATCCAAAACCTGGCCGTGTTTGGCGAACTGGAGTACGACATCAACGAGCGTTGGTCTCTGATCGGTGGCTTTCGCTACGACGAAGAGGACCAGGATATCTCCACCACCAACTTCAGCGAATTCACGCCTGACCCGTTTGGCCTTTCCGCCAACCCCGCTCCGGTCGATCTGGACGCCAGCTATTCCGCTTTCCTGCCGAAGGTGGGCGCCGTGTATCACTTCGACAGTGACATGACGCTGGGTTTCACAGCGCAGCGCGCTTACCGCGCCGGCGGGGCCGCGAGTGATTTCCAGGGAACGGCCTATGAATACGACCCTGAGTATGCGGATAACTTTGAGCTGTCGTTCCGCAATCAGTGGCTAGACGGAGCGGCCAGCCTTAGCGCCAACCTTTTCCTGACGGACTATACGGATATGCAGGTTGGGGTCCCAGGGCCTTCGGGCACCTTCCTCGATTCTCGTATTGAACACGCCGGTGAGGCCACGCTTCGGGGTATTGAATTCCTGTTTGACTGGCGACCGACGGATCAGCTCTCGTTGTTTGCCAACATGGGCTATACCGATACCGAGTTCGATCGATACATCGGCGGCTTTGGTGACACGCCGATCGACCTCAGCGGGAATCGCTTTCCCCAGGCGCCGGAGATCACCGGATCGATCGGCGGCCGCTACGACTTTGAAGGCGGTTTCTATATCGATCTCAACGCGAACTACACCGACAGCAGCTTCTATACGGTGAACAACGTGCCTGAGGAGCTCAATGAGCCTTTTACGCTGGTCAACCTGCAGGTGGGCTATCAGAGTCGTTCCGGCTGGAGCGCCAACTTTTACGGCCGAAACGTCCTTGACGAGCAGTACCTTGCGCGCAAACGGGCGGACGGCTTCAGCTCGGCCGGCGACTCCCGGGTCGTCGGAATCAGCGTGACCGCCAGCTTCTAA
- a CDS encoding iron ABC transporter permease, with product MSKLSSRSSVLWNIPAAATALALAVPLLAVLAAFLTPAGPAWDHLKSTVLTDYVIHSLQLMALTGLLAAVFGVTAAWLVGACEFPGCRTLSWLLVLPLAAPAYVVAYAYTDLLDVSGPLQTALRAALSLSPDQLRLPPVRTLPGAALLLSLVLYPYVYLLARNSFAGRSGVHFEAARVLGASPRRAFFAVALPAARPAIAGGLALVLMETLADFGVVEYFSVPTFSTGIYRTWIGLGEKTAALKLAAIMLLFVLALVSFESLSRRGGIDRSDLSRATPLRLTGWRGWCALAFCVTPVMLGFVIPVSLLAYYTLTTGDAMLGRGFSGYLLNSVGVAAVTAVAATAIALLLSYSQRLGGGTINAAMIRVSTLGYALPGVLLAIALLGPLGVFDRWLSGWWPGRSPGGLLLSGTVFVLLYAYVCRFLTVAFQSVSAGLGAVSADMDFAARSLGASPGGVVYRVHLPLLRSSLAAAALLVFVDVMRELPATLLLRPFNFDTLATRVYRLASDERLNEASTAALAIVLVGVVPVLLLNRVGRSRSRKS from the coding sequence ATGTCCAAACTGTCCTCACGATCCAGCGTTCTATGGAATATCCCTGCGGCGGCCACAGCGCTGGCGCTGGCGGTGCCTCTACTGGCTGTCCTGGCCGCTTTTCTTACCCCTGCCGGACCCGCCTGGGACCACCTCAAGTCGACCGTGCTGACCGACTACGTGATTCACTCGCTGCAGCTCATGGCGCTGACCGGCCTGCTGGCCGCCGTGTTCGGCGTCACGGCCGCCTGGCTTGTCGGCGCCTGCGAGTTTCCCGGTTGTCGCACGCTGAGCTGGCTGCTGGTGCTCCCGCTGGCGGCGCCGGCGTACGTCGTGGCCTACGCCTACACCGACCTGCTGGACGTTTCGGGACCGCTGCAGACGGCGCTGCGCGCCGCGCTCTCGCTCAGCCCGGACCAGCTCAGGCTGCCGCCGGTGCGTACGCTGCCCGGCGCCGCGCTGCTGCTTTCGCTGGTTCTCTACCCGTACGTCTATCTGCTCGCGCGCAACAGCTTTGCCGGTCGTTCGGGCGTGCATTTTGAGGCCGCCCGCGTGCTCGGTGCCAGCCCGCGCCGGGCTTTTTTTGCCGTGGCGCTCCCGGCCGCGAGGCCCGCCATTGCCGGCGGACTGGCGCTCGTGCTGATGGAGACGCTGGCCGATTTCGGTGTCGTGGAATACTTCTCGGTACCCACCTTTAGCACCGGCATCTATCGGACCTGGATCGGGCTCGGCGAAAAAACCGCAGCGCTCAAGCTGGCCGCCATAATGCTGCTGTTTGTCCTCGCGCTGGTCAGCTTTGAGAGCCTCAGCCGCCGTGGCGGGATCGACCGTTCGGACCTGTCTCGAGCCACTCCGCTTCGACTCACCGGCTGGCGAGGCTGGTGCGCCCTGGCGTTTTGCGTGACGCCGGTCATGCTCGGCTTTGTGATCCCGGTCAGCCTGCTGGCCTACTACACCCTGACAACGGGCGACGCCATGCTCGGGCGCGGCTTTTCAGGCTACCTGCTCAACAGCGTCGGCGTCGCCGCCGTGACCGCCGTGGCGGCGACCGCGATCGCTCTGCTGCTGAGCTACAGCCAGCGCCTCGGAGGCGGGACGATCAATGCGGCGATGATCCGCGTATCGACGCTGGGCTATGCCCTGCCCGGTGTGCTTCTTGCCATTGCGCTGCTGGGCCCGCTAGGCGTGTTTGATCGGTGGCTGTCGGGCTGGTGGCCAGGGCGATCCCCGGGCGGATTGCTGCTGTCAGGAACGGTGTTTGTGTTGCTCTACGCCTACGTATGCCGCTTTCTAACGGTCGCCTTCCAGTCGGTCAGCGCCGGTCTTGGCGCCGTCTCCGCCGATATGGATTTCGCTGCGCGAAGCCTCGGCGCCAGCCCGGGTGGGGTGGTGTATCGGGTTCATTTGCCGCTGCTCAGATCCAGCCTGGCGGCGGCAGCGCTGCTGGTTTTTGTGGACGTCATGCGAGAGCTGCCGGCAACGCTGCTGCTGCGGCCCTTTAACTTCGACACGCTGGCGACCCGGGTTTATCGCCTGGCAAGCGACGAACGCCTGAACGAAGCGTCCACGGCCGCCCTGGCGATTGTGCTGGTGGGCGTCGTGCCGGTGCTGCTGCTCAATCGCGTTGGGCGCAGTCGCTCGCGAAAATCGTGA
- a CDS encoding ABC transporter ATP-binding protein — protein sequence MLKFEQVSHDYGGQPALRDVSFAAEAGSITCLIGPSGCGKTTLLRLAAGLMPLQAGEISLHGEVLSRPARQVSPEARPVGLVFQEGALFPHLTVARNVGFGLSGEQPERVETLLADVGLAGLGERYPHTLSGGQRQRVALARALAPQPQALLFDEPYANLDIHRRRQLREQARLLIRDSQAVGVFVTHDPEEVMALADQVVVLNLGQVVQQGSPRELYDAPATLAVARLFGQAQSFVGELSGPTLRTPFGVWPRACLENGDLPDGPLELVVRPDCLAVSAAEQGLTVTEIRTADSDDMLLVAESDSNKKLYVRQARPHRFHVHAAVTVLPQNSSVFAAVPAS from the coding sequence ATGCTGAAATTTGAACAGGTTTCCCACGACTACGGCGGGCAACCGGCCTTAAGAGACGTATCGTTTGCCGCAGAAGCGGGCAGCATAACCTGTTTGATCGGCCCGTCGGGCTGCGGCAAGACCACGCTGCTCCGCCTCGCCGCAGGTCTCATGCCGCTGCAGGCCGGCGAGATCTCGCTTCACGGCGAGGTGCTTTCCAGGCCCGCCAGGCAGGTGTCGCCGGAAGCCCGTCCGGTTGGACTCGTTTTTCAGGAGGGGGCGCTGTTTCCCCACCTAACCGTGGCCAGAAACGTGGGCTTCGGCCTGAGTGGCGAGCAGCCGGAGCGGGTTGAGACGCTGCTGGCCGACGTCGGACTGGCTGGCCTTGGCGAGCGCTATCCGCATACGCTTTCCGGAGGTCAGCGCCAGCGAGTGGCGCTGGCCCGCGCGCTCGCGCCGCAACCCCAGGCGCTGCTGTTCGATGAGCCTTATGCCAACCTGGATATTCACCGGCGTCGCCAGCTCCGGGAGCAGGCCCGCTTGCTGATTCGCGACAGCCAGGCCGTCGGTGTCTTTGTCACTCATGACCCGGAAGAGGTCATGGCGCTCGCCGATCAGGTTGTGGTGCTGAACCTCGGTCAGGTGGTCCAGCAGGGATCACCCCGAGAGCTCTACGACGCGCCGGCAACGCTGGCCGTGGCGCGGCTGTTCGGTCAGGCGCAGAGCTTTGTCGGCGAACTTTCCGGGCCCACGCTTCGTACGCCTTTTGGGGTGTGGCCGCGGGCGTGTCTGGAAAACGGCGACTTACCGGACGGCCCGCTCGAACTGGTGGTGCGTCCCGATTGCTTGGCGGTGAGCGCGGCTGAGCAGGGCCTTACCGTCACGGAAATCCGCACGGCCGACAGCGATGACATGCTGCTGGTTGCCGAGAGCGATTCGAACAAGAAACTTTATGTGCGGCAGGCCCGCCCCCATCGTTTTCATGTTCACGCAGCGGTCACCGTTTTGCCGCAAAATAGCAGCGTGTTTGCCGCGGTGCCGGCCTCCTGA
- a CDS encoding Fe(3+) ABC transporter substrate-binding protein has translation MRKAAAAAVLLVGAAMLQACGDDGPGGQAPDTASAGEVNLYSSRHYDTDLALYDNFTELTGIKVNLIEAGADELIERIKNEGEFSPADVLITVDAGRLWRAEQAGVLQPFSSETIAERIPENLRHPDSLWVGLSKRARIIIYHKSGGLPEPLATYQDLANPAHRGRVCIRSSTNIYNVSLMASLIARLGVEAAESWARGVVDNFARPPQSNDTGQIRAVASGECGIAVVNTYYLARLAASEDPADRALADAVGIVFPNQATGGTHINISGAGIVTSSPNPDHAVRFLEYLTSDEAQGYFANGNNEYPAVRNLNAASAVERLGDFLEDPLNASLLGEHQAEAIRVFDRAGWR, from the coding sequence TTGAGGAAAGCTGCCGCCGCTGCGGTTTTGTTGGTTGGTGCTGCCATGCTTCAGGCCTGTGGCGATGACGGCCCTGGTGGGCAGGCTCCCGATACAGCAAGCGCTGGCGAGGTAAACCTGTATTCATCGCGCCACTATGACACTGACCTCGCGCTCTATGACAACTTCACCGAGCTAACCGGAATTAAGGTCAATCTCATCGAGGCCGGCGCCGATGAGCTGATTGAACGGATCAAAAACGAGGGCGAATTCAGCCCGGCCGACGTGTTGATCACGGTCGATGCGGGGCGCCTTTGGCGCGCCGAGCAGGCTGGGGTGCTGCAGCCGTTCAGCTCCGAGACCATTGCCGAGCGCATTCCAGAAAACCTCCGCCACCCTGACAGCCTTTGGGTTGGGCTCTCCAAACGGGCTCGTATCATTATCTACCACAAGTCGGGCGGGCTGCCCGAGCCCCTGGCCACTTACCAGGATCTGGCAAACCCTGCGCACCGCGGGCGGGTTTGTATCCGCTCGTCAACCAACATCTATAACGTGTCGCTGATGGCGAGCCTGATTGCCCGCCTGGGCGTCGAAGCCGCCGAATCCTGGGCGCGAGGCGTCGTTGATAACTTTGCGCGCCCGCCACAGAGCAACGACACCGGGCAAATTCGCGCCGTCGCCAGCGGGGAGTGCGGCATTGCCGTGGTGAATACCTACTATCTGGCTCGCCTGGCGGCCTCCGAAGATCCAGCTGATCGGGCGTTGGCGGACGCGGTGGGAATCGTCTTCCCCAACCAGGCAACCGGCGGAACCCATATCAACATCAGTGGCGCGGGCATTGTGACGTCCTCGCCGAACCCGGACCACGCGGTCCGTTTCTTGGAGTACCTGACCAGTGATGAAGCGCAAGGCTACTTTGCCAACGGCAATAACGAATACCCGGCGGTCCGCAATCTCAACGCCGCCTCGGCAGTGGAGCGCCTCGGCGACTTCCTTGAGGACCCACTCAACGCCTCGCTGCTCGGCGAGCACCAGGCGGAAGCGATTCGGGTCTTTGACCGTGCGGGCTGGCGCTAG
- a CDS encoding imelysin family protein, with the protein MKAALATALASTLMVAGCGNDSSEPEGAASTEQSATYELTAAAASPIVANYADIAEAKYGDSLIAARALAEALETLIAEPTESSLAAARQSWLDARVPYQQTEAFRFGNPLIDDWEGRVNAWPLDEGLIDYVDASYGQQSDANPLYSVNVIANAAPLINGEAVDAAEISGELLRDVLHEAGSVEANVATGYHAIEFLLWGQDLNGTGPGAGSRPATDFAVGDDCTGGNCDRRAAYLRAATALLLEDLENVVALWGEQGEARLNLTRDPVTGVNAMISGLGSLSYGELAGERMKLGMLLHDPEEEHDCFSDNTHNSHYYNQVGIRNIYRGSYRRIDGSEISGPSLAALAAEHLPTLSQEIDAAIAAATEALTALKERGDSVEAYDQMIAEGNTEGQQVIEAGVNALIAQTRPLEQLVAALNLGSVYIEGSDVLDNPAAVFQ; encoded by the coding sequence GTGAAAGCGGCGCTCGCGACTGCGCTCGCCAGCACGCTGATGGTTGCTGGTTGCGGCAACGACTCCTCGGAGCCTGAAGGCGCGGCATCGACCGAGCAGTCCGCAACCTATGAGCTCACCGCGGCCGCGGCCAGCCCGATCGTTGCGAACTATGCGGATATCGCCGAGGCCAAATATGGCGATAGCCTGATCGCGGCCCGTGCACTGGCCGAAGCGTTGGAGACGCTGATCGCTGAGCCGACCGAGTCCTCGCTTGCGGCTGCTCGTCAGTCCTGGCTCGATGCGCGAGTGCCCTATCAGCAAACCGAGGCGTTTCGGTTCGGCAATCCGCTGATCGACGACTGGGAAGGGCGAGTCAACGCGTGGCCGCTGGATGAGGGCCTGATCGATTACGTGGACGCCAGCTACGGCCAGCAGTCTGACGCCAATCCGCTCTACAGCGTCAACGTCATTGCAAACGCGGCCCCGCTGATCAACGGCGAAGCCGTTGACGCTGCAGAAATTTCGGGCGAGCTTCTGCGGGACGTGCTGCACGAGGCGGGGTCGGTCGAAGCCAACGTGGCCACCGGCTATCACGCCATCGAGTTTCTGCTCTGGGGGCAGGACCTGAACGGTACCGGGCCGGGTGCCGGGAGTCGCCCCGCAACCGACTTTGCGGTTGGTGATGATTGCACCGGCGGCAACTGCGATCGAAGGGCTGCGTATCTGCGGGCCGCGACGGCGCTTTTGCTCGAGGATCTTGAGAACGTGGTTGCGCTCTGGGGCGAGCAGGGCGAAGCGCGCCTGAACTTGACGCGCGACCCGGTGACCGGCGTGAACGCCATGATCAGCGGGCTGGGGTCACTTTCCTACGGTGAACTTGCCGGAGAGCGGATGAAGCTGGGCATGCTTCTGCACGATCCTGAGGAGGAGCACGACTGCTTTTCAGACAACACGCACAACTCGCACTATTACAATCAGGTGGGCATTCGCAACATCTATCGCGGCAGCTACCGCCGCATCGACGGCAGCGAAATCAGCGGCCCATCGCTGGCTGCGCTGGCCGCGGAGCATCTGCCGACGCTGAGCCAGGAAATTGACGCCGCGATCGCGGCGGCCACCGAGGCGCTTACGGCGCTCAAAGAGCGCGGTGATTCGGTCGAGGCTTACGACCAGATGATTGCAGAGGGCAACACCGAGGGACAGCAGGTGATCGAGGCCGGCGTCAACGCCCTGATCGCCCAGACCCGGCCGCTTGAGCAGCTCGTCGCGGCGCTGAACCTGGGCAGCGTCTACATTGAAGGTTCTGACGTTCTGGACAATCCCGCCGCGGTATTTCAGTGA
- a CDS encoding di-heme oxidoredictase family protein, protein MSRDAAATTPREAGGEPRRGAPWFGVMAVIVVLAALAAVWTMVGRDPAQDSALPWRGDLTAEDRQKVLEVTTVPASFAAAQPFERNSGGAATYAGSVTRNAFSMPAANLSLEGQQLFALGNALFRKIWVSSPSSTQASDGLGPLYNARSCQRCHLKDGRGHPPAHDGDEATSFLLRIALPSGEEGLQPSVPDPVYGGQIQDVAVPGLPAEGKVRVRYTEREVALNGGETVSLREPHYELTNLGYGPLGEGASLSPRIAQPMIGLGLLDAIHPGDIAAGADPDDRDGDGISGRIQRAADPVTGEPTIGRFGWKAGAPTVRAQSAGAFANDMGISSALHPAPAGECTAQQPDCLKGPHGVQEALSPFEASDEVLDLVAFYSSNLAVPARRNESDAAVLTGKALFHEVGCGGCHRPNFVTRRDAAQPEHQFQLIWPYTDLLLHDLGEGLSSNSQVGQAAGAEWRTAPLWGIGLTETVSGHNQLLHDGRARGLLEAIVWHGGEAQASRDAVVAMTPDERSALVSFLRSL, encoded by the coding sequence GTGAGTCGAGACGCCGCGGCCACAACGCCTCGCGAAGCCGGCGGCGAACCACGACGCGGTGCGCCGTGGTTCGGTGTTATGGCAGTGATCGTTGTGCTTGCGGCGCTGGCTGCGGTCTGGACGATGGTCGGGCGCGACCCGGCACAGGACTCGGCGCTCCCCTGGCGCGGAGACCTGACCGCTGAAGACCGGCAAAAGGTGCTCGAGGTGACCACGGTGCCCGCCAGCTTTGCGGCGGCCCAGCCGTTCGAGCGCAACAGCGGCGGCGCCGCCACCTACGCCGGCAGCGTGACCCGGAACGCCTTTTCGATGCCTGCAGCCAACCTGTCGCTGGAGGGCCAGCAGCTGTTTGCGCTGGGCAACGCGCTGTTCCGAAAAATCTGGGTGTCCTCCCCATCATCAACGCAGGCGTCTGACGGCCTCGGGCCGCTTTACAACGCGCGGTCCTGCCAGCGCTGTCATCTAAAGGACGGGCGTGGTCACCCGCCGGCTCACGACGGTGATGAAGCGACATCATTTCTGCTGCGGATCGCTTTGCCGTCGGGCGAAGAGGGCCTTCAGCCGTCGGTCCCAGATCCCGTTTATGGCGGCCAGATCCAGGACGTCGCCGTTCCGGGGCTGCCGGCAGAAGGTAAGGTCCGGGTGCGCTACACGGAGCGCGAAGTGGCGCTAAACGGTGGCGAGACGGTGTCGCTGCGCGAGCCCCACTACGAGCTGACCAACCTCGGGTACGGACCGCTCGGCGAAGGCGCATCGCTGTCGCCGAGGATCGCCCAGCCGATGATCGGCCTCGGACTGCTCGATGCGATTCACCCCGGTGATATCGCTGCGGGTGCCGATCCTGACGATCGCGACGGCGACGGAATCTCAGGCCGCATTCAGCGTGCTGCTGATCCCGTAACGGGCGAGCCGACCATCGGGCGCTTTGGCTGGAAGGCTGGTGCGCCGACCGTTCGGGCGCAGTCCGCCGGCGCTTTTGCGAACGATATGGGCATCTCCAGCGCCCTGCACCCCGCACCGGCCGGCGAGTGCACCGCGCAGCAGCCGGATTGCCTAAAAGGCCCGCACGGCGTGCAGGAAGCGTTAAGCCCTTTTGAGGCGTCTGATGAAGTGCTGGACCTGGTTGCCTTCTACTCAAGCAATCTGGCGGTGCCTGCGCGGCGCAATGAAAGCGACGCCGCAGTGCTGACGGGCAAAGCGCTGTTTCATGAGGTGGGCTGTGGCGGGTGTCACCGACCGAACTTCGTAACGCGGCGAGATGCGGCGCAGCCTGAGCATCAATTTCAGCTGATCTGGCCGTATACCGACCTGCTGCTACACGATCTCGGCGAAGGGCTCAGCAGCAACAGCCAGGTGGGCCAGGCTGCGGGCGCCGAATGGCGAACGGCGCCGCTCTGGGGAATCGGCCTGACCGAGACGGTCAGCGGGCACAATCAGCTTCTGCACGACGGCCGCGCCCGGGGCCTGCTGGAGGCCATCGTCTGGCACGGGGGTGAGGCGCAGGCTTCGCGCGACGCCGTGGTCGCCATGACCCCGGACGAACGGTCTGCACTGGTGAGCTTTCTGAGGTCGCTTTGA